Proteins encoded in a region of the Leishmania panamensis strain MHOM/PA/94/PSC-1 chromosome 15 sequence genome:
- a CDS encoding hypothetical protein (TriTrypDB/GeneDB-style sysID: LpmP.15.0660), translated as MTPGAGIGGGVSGMAGGSRGMGSMLGTKAAGAGMDTNSPNSYSMIQTQGMMGMMPYMMPGGGAGAGHGVIGSGRMVPGTPNSFLPPPGEDTDQQELMRLQQTNYRVKMLPPPLTYEVHRKIWSRNEYGDEDDNDEDDVHGHSHGGAGCNVDQEHESSGGGSIANEDPIDKEQRLEAYKQIMLRWYSHIHVLEGKSEVAKRLVRVRRACPSMEEVVYSLTHPQQPGAAVESETGGDDESTPILAMPPPTATPAAVRRGPDGMPDMEEILVTWSSRCWKWWQETVKRKPRRARKQGELPLTGGNGPSATNMPTSTSTLALADLTNGSVLPHSSSLHNKDVGDSAAPPTPLHLTGGGGNPYTQPSSYANHDGPGVAGGMPVVPSYKSFTDLSEEGMDLPATSSGPPGHYSPCHNGNDDLAPSQQPHPAPHPDTAGAASIFPMEGTRAAALPGTSEDFLENDHLTLAFTTELLKSLEE; from the coding sequence ATGACGCCCGGGGCCGGCATTGGCGGTGGGGTGTCTGGAATGGCTGGAGGAAGCCGCGGGATGGGCAGCATGCTGGGCACTAAAGCTGCAGGGGCCGGCATGGATACAAACAGTCCAAACTCCTACAGCATGATTCAGACCCAGGGCATGATGGGAATGATGCCGTATATGATGCCCGGGGGCGGCGCTGGGGCCGGCCACGGAGTCATAGGCAGCGGCCGCATGGTACCCGGCACCCCGAACagcttcctccctcctcccggCGAGGACACGGACCAACAGGAGCTcatgcggctgcagcagacgaACTACCGGGTCAAGATGCTGCCACCACCCTTGACGTATGAAGTACACCGAAAGATATGGTCGAGGAACGAGtacggcgacgaggacgacaacgacgaggatgacgtgCACGGCCACAgccacggcggtgctggctGCAACGTCGATCAAGAGcacgagagcagcggtggaggcagcATTGCCAACGAGGATCCCATCGATAAAGAGCAGCGCCTGGAAGCGTACAAGCAGATCATGCTCCGCTGGTACAGTCACATCCATGTCCTAGAGGGAAAGTCAGAGGTGGCGAAGCGccttgtgcgcgtgcgccggGCCTGCCCGAGCATGGAGGAGGTTGTGTACAGCCTcacacacccgcagcagccagGTGCGGCCGTGGAGTCCGAGACGGGGGGCGATGATGAGTCTACCCCTATATTGGCCATGCCTCCGCCGACGGCTACccctgctgcggtgcggcgcggTCCGGATGGGATGCCGGACATGGAGGAAATCCTCGTTACGTGGTCTTCCCGCTGCTGGAAGTGGTGGCAGGAAACCGTGAAGCGCAAGCCACGGCGTGCTCGCAAGCAGGGCGAGTTGCCACTCACAGGTGGTAATGGTCCTTCAGCCACAAACATGCCGACCTCGACCTCGACCTTGGCGTTGGCCGACTTGACCAACGGCAGCGTGCTACCGCACAGCTCCTCCTTGCACAACAAGGACGTGGGAGActccgccgcgccacccacaccactGCACTTgactggcggcggtggaaaCCCCTACACGCAGCCGAGCTCGTACGCAAACCACGACGGCCCTGGGGTGGCTGGTGGCATGCCTGTAGTGCCATCCTACAAGTCCTTCACCGACCTCTCTGAGGAAGGTATGGACCTCCCGGCCACCTCATCCGGGCCTCCGGGGCACTACTCACCTTGCCACAACGGCAATGACGATTTGGCGCCTTCGCAGCAACCGCATCCGGCACCCCACCCGGACACCGCAGGCGCGGCGTCGATATTCCCAATGGAAGGCActcgcgccgccgcgctgcctgGGACGTCCGAAGACTTCCTAGAGAACGATCATCTCACCCTCGCCTTCACCACGGAGCTCCTCAAGTCGCTGGAGGAGTAG
- a CDS encoding hypothetical protein (TriTrypDB/GeneDB-style sysID: LpmP.15.0670) — protein sequence MVRTREKKPKGDSAFAIRRQKVGRKKLAPATATRAEVHARTLRLATSTAMSAAMAAPCVKDPAAHPASSEMTSAGMRNSESKHKRPIIAVQSFSELLSATRHYKPAQRASAFATLTRLLRIQREKDCAAAAAAAARSGGYAAAAADAKSNVFEEYMRCAAAAERVPSPTDASPTRLSGLSPLERLKSFAAALEAVTDTDDDVRREALQSLQVLVDYQWISCKRDGSFAPTPSSSLGPNPTHEAADLQRCNALLLNRQDGDGGRCSSAAVPGGVLESTSVDRVQAVLQAVHVALTHALKPVRVSGVELLSLLLQVAPPSLVRAAARAVCKHQTSYYYTSPVMVGSELTMGASASPAATATSAAGTATAAALEAAQARAATLLEEEELWMLTLVRRVSSLVLRTKHMAVLPVLLSVFLGEGVSRAVGASAEDSLTAELLHTHPLLCSGVESRVVRASDVSDAADGNGGALWRYPELVNSFFDDVAPQWGNHWKELMELRLELLRQEDKLAMASALARSFATVLVFFKRQQQLEQQYLGSSSRRSGYVNFFSRSRVHYIKALFIEKMPVTMHELLLMSSAGVSATPSATARATAAVATAPSSKAMKARLELALALVMVCVPLTGTEEGWRLIRDYFSIVFSLPCATSTPPEPFRFPSVALLEMSVRLFAQVMRLYPCVAPHLHVAGEDHGSAKRDRGDATSLSVSSQSTPVFHQQSNVAERLLTFFPALLTTIIKHLVPRTDPPSAGVGDTASDDIAVVRVLLCAATILERFAVLPEDLLRCGGASARRKGSGGTTNKSDSSAATIAQRLEEGFSLVPRLLFALREQWQRRQRRPEAVKRVRAENKNDNDSRLGDAPAQTGDSTTMPAVSRTGVLLAYNGIVDLVVHRLLRVLWFLGSSGHPLLHAQHTISTGKAASSPASAFVWTPAPLAALLTKSITFLFGSSGVAGVLQRCSTPTVLLAHSTLFYLGGGGRTSSPIARMGAVDAICVTAADTERTPMDEAAERWTDMLDVMGTLRARVHVDA from the coding sequence atggTGCGCACCCGAGAGAAGAAGCCAAAGGGCGACAGCGCCTTTGCGATTCGCAGGCAGAAGGTCGGGCGCAAGAAGCTCGCGCCGGCCACTGCCACGCGGGCAGAGGTTCACGCCCGCACCCTGCGCCTCGCCACGTCTACCGCAATGTCTGCTGCCATGGCGGCGCCGTGCGTAAAAgatccagcagcgcacccTGCGTCGTCTGAGATGACATCTGCGGGGATGAGGAACAGTGAGTCGAAGCACAAGCGCCCCATCATCGCCGTGCAGAGCTTCTCGGAGCTGCTCTCCGCGACGCGCCACTACAAGCCGGCGCAGCGAGCCTCAGCCTTCGCGACGCTCACGCGCCTGCTACGCAttcagagagaaaaggattgcgccgcggcggctgcagcggcggcacgaaGCGGTGGTtacgcggcggctgcggctgatGCAAAGTCAAACGTCTTTGAGGAGTACATgcggtgcgctgcggctgctgaaaGAGTGCCGTCCCCCACTGATGCCTCCCCCACGCGTCTCAGTGGCCTGAGCCCACTCGAGAGGCTCAAGTCGTTTGCGGCCGCACTGGAGGCCGTCACCGACACGGACGACGATGTGCGTCGTGAGGCACTGCAATCACTCCAAGTCCTGGTGGACTACCAGTGGATATCATGTAAGCGAGATGGGTCTTTCGCGCCCACGCCCTCGTCGTCCCTGGGACCGAACCCTACGCATGAGGCTGCGGATCTCCAGCGCTGCAacgcgctgctcctcaacAGGCAGGACGGAGATGGCGgccggtgcagcagtgctgcggtgccagGAGGCGTCTTGGAGTCCACCTCGGTGGACCGCGTCCAGGCAGTTCTGCAAGCGGTGCACGTGGCTCTCACCCACGCCCTCAAGCCTGTTCGTGTCTCAGGTGTCgagctgctctccctcctactacaggtggcgccgccgtctctggtgcgcgccgccgcacgtgCCGTCTGTAAACATCAGACCTCCTACTACTACACCTCCCCGGTGATGGTTGGCAGCGAGTTGACCATGGGAGCGTCTGCATCGCCGGCTGCAACTGCGACCTCAGCAGCTGGTAcggccactgcagcggcactggAGGCGGCACAAGCACGTGCCGCCACACTtctcgaggaggaagagctgtGGATGCTGACACTGGTGCGACGTGTCTCTTCGCTGGTTTTGCGAACGAAGCACATGGCGGTGCTTCCAGTGCTACTAAGCGTCTTCCTCGGCGAGGGTGTCAGCCGTGCCGTCGGCGCCTCAGCTGAGGATTCCCTTAccgctgagctgctgcacacacaccctctgctctgcagcggcgtcgaATCACGTGTTGTCAGAGCCTCCGACGTGAgtgacgctgctgatggcAACGGTGGCGCTCTCTGGCGCTACCCTGAGCTTGTGAACTCGTTCTTCGACGATGTCGCACCGCAGTGGGGGAACCACTGGAAGGAGCTGATGGAGTTGAGACTGGAGCTGTTGCGGCAAGAGGACAAGCTTGCCATGGCCTCAGCCCTTGCCCGGTCGTTCGCCACCGTTCTTGTTTTCTTCAAgcgccaacagcagctggagcagcagtaccttggcagcagtagcaggcGTAGCGGCTATGTAAACTTCTTCTCACGGAGTCGGGTGCACTACATCAAGGCCCTCTTCATTGAGAAGATGCCGGTGACAATgcacgagctgctgctcatgtccTCTGCCGGTGTATCTGCCACGCCCTCTGCAACAgcaagagcaacagcagcggtggcgacggcgccatcGTCGAAAGCGATGAAGGCACGTCTGGAGCTGGCGCTGGCTCTCGTCATGGTCTGTGTCCCTCTCACCGGCACCGAGGAGGGATGGCGTCTCATCCGGGACTACTTTTCCAtcgtcttttctctgccgTGCGCTACCTCGACGCCACCAGAGCCCTTCCGCTTCCCTTCCGTGGCGCTTCTGGAGATGTCGGTGCGTCTGTTTGCCCAGGTGATGCGCCTCTACCCGTGTGTTGCGCCGCACCTCCACGTAGCAGGCGAGGACCACGGCAGCGCGAAAAGAGACCGCGGTGACGCTACGAGTCTGTCAGTGTCGTCGCAGTCCACTCCTGTCTTTCACCAGCAAAGCAACGTGGCGGAGCGTCTGCTCACCTTCTTCCCCGCCTTGCTGACCACTATCATCAAGCACCTGGTGCCGCGCACTGACCCCCCCAGCGCCGGTGTCGGTGATACTGCAAGCGACGACATAGCTGTGGTGCGagtgcttctctgcgctgccACGATACTGGAGCGGTTCGCGGTACTCCCCGAGGACCTTCTCCGTTGTGGTGGCGCTTCTGCTCGAAGGAAGGGGAGCGGCGGTACGACTAATAAGAGTGAtagcagcgcagccacaaTAGCGCAGCGACTGGAAGAGGGCTTCAGCTTAGTGCCACGCCTCCTATTCGCCCTTCGAGAACaatggcagaggcggcagcgcaggccCGAGGCAGTGaagcgcgtgcgtgcagaGAATAAAAATGACAACGACAGCCGCCTCGGCGACGCACCCGCGCAGACAGGCGACAGCACAACGATGCCGGCGGTGTCACGCACTGGCGTCCTGCTCGCTTACAATGGGATCGTCGATCTTGTGGTGCACCGTCTCTTGCGGGTGCTCTGGTTCCTGGGCAGCAGTGGtcatcctcttcttcatGCCCAGCACACCATCTCGACAGGCAAGGCAGCCTCCTCTCCCGCATCGGCATTCGTGTGGACGCCCGCacccctcgctgccctcctcaCCAAATCCATTACATTTCtcttcggcagcagcggcgttgccggtgtgctgcagcggtgctccACCCCGACAGTGCTACTGGCGCACAGCACACTCTTCTAtcttggcggtggcggccgtaCATCGAGCCCGATCGCGCGGATGGGCGCAGTCGATGCAATCTGCGTGACCGCTGCAGACACCGAGAGGACGCCGATGGAtgaggcagcggagaggtGGACCGACATGCTCGACGTGATGGGGACACTCCGTGCCCGCGTGCATGTGGATGCGTGA